A section of the Oryza sativa Japonica Group chromosome 1, ASM3414082v1 genome encodes:
- the LOC4326185 gene encoding cysteine-rich receptor-like protein kinase 2, protein MAALLLLLLLALLCLCGGAAGDPRTAVARQECAPGGAVSGPALADNFVPAMDDLNSNVSANGFGTSAVGTTAGLNPNAVFGLGQCYRDLSPVDCKLCFAEVRSLLPKCYPSAGGRLYLDGCFGRYANYSFFSETLGPDDAVTCGVVGGGGAGGGNYTGANPRGFADAVRAALANVTGVAASAAVPGGGDGYAVGSASAGGATAFALAQCWGSLNATACGQCLRAAAAAAARCAPAAAEGRALYTGCYLRYSTRLFWNLNSTAGSGSSRHNDVVWILLGSSLGAFVIVFIVVFLAWKKKIFRNKKRSKSFIDIYGDGVPVRIAQSSLNFKYEELRKATNYFDPANKLGQGSYGAVFKAILLDGKQVAVKRLFLNTREWVDQFFNEVELISQVRHKNLVKLLGCSVNGPESLLVYEYYFNKSLDLFLFDASRSRNLTWNLRVDIIQGIAEGLSYLHEESETRIIHRDIKASNILLDDKFKPKITDFGLARAFGEDRTHLTTGVAGTLGYMAPEYLAHGHLTEKADVYSYGILVLELVTGQRCSGSIGSHGGHFLLTKVWNHYKNKAVEMIADRSIYEDTIRDEVMHVVQIGLSCTQANAGDRPTMTKVVELLRSHRHDVEIILSDPPFLDVEAFEDIKQGEQSRLLSARSAHSVSGSSRSYLSGR, encoded by the exons ATGGCCGcgctgcttctcctcctcctcctcgcgctgcTGTGCCTgtgcggcggggcggcgggggacccgaggacggcggtggcgaggcaggAGTGCGCGCCTGGCGGGGCGGTGTCGGGGCCCGCGCTGGCGGACAACTTCGTGCCCGCCATGGACGACCTCAATAGCAACGTCAGCGCCAACGGCTTCGGCACCTCCGCCGTCGGCACCACGGCGGGGCTCAACCCCAACGCCGTCTTCGGCCTCGGCCAGTGCTACCGCGACCTCTCCCCCGTCGACtgcaagctctgcttcgccgaGGTCAGGTCCCTCCTCCCCAAGTGCTACCcgagcgccggcggccgcctctaCCTCGACGGCTGCTTCGGCCGCTACGCCAACTACTCCTTCTTCTCCGAAACCCTCGGCCCCGACGACGCCGTCACctgcggcgtcgtcggcggcggcggcgcgggcggaggcAACTACACCGGCGCCAACCCGCGCGGGTTCGCCGACGCGGTGCGCGCCGCGCTCGCCAACGTCAcgggcgtcgccgcctccgccgcggtgCCGGGGGGTGGCGACGGGTACGCGGTGGGGTCGGcgtccgccggcggcgccacggcgTTCGCGCTCGCGCAGTGCTGGGGGAGCCTCAACGCCACCGCCTGCGGCCAGTGCCTCCGcgctgccgcggccgccgcggcgcggtgcgcgcccgccgccgcggagggccgcgcgctCTACACCGGCTGCTACCTCCGCTACTCCACGCGCCTCTTCTGGAATCTCAACTCCACTGCCGGATCAGGATCATCAA GGCATAATGACGTTGTTTGGATACTATTGGGTTCTTCCCTTGGTGCCTTTGTTATTGTTTTCATTGTTGTTTTTCTGGCatggaagaagaaaatttttaggaaCAAGAAAAGGTCCAAATCATTCATAG ATATTTACGGAGATGGAGTCCCTGTGAGAATTGCACAATCcagtttaaatttcaaatacgAAGAGTTAAGGAAAGCAACAAACTATTTTGATCCAGCAAACAAACTTGGTCAAGGGAGCTATGGAGCTGTGTTCAAG GCTATTCTTTTGGATGGAAAACAAGTTGCTGTGAAGAGGCTATTCCTAAATACAAGGGAGTGGGTTGATCAATTTTTCAACGAAGTTGAACTCATAAGTCAAGTTCGTCATAAGAATCTAGTTAAGCTGCTTGGTTGCAGCGTGAATGGTCCAGAGAGCCTGCTTGTTTATGAATACTACTTCAACAAGAGCCTCGATCTCTTCTTGTTTG ATGCAAGTCGTAGCAGAAATTTAACCTGGAATTTGAGGGTTGATATCATTCAAGGCATAGCGGAGGGACTTTCTTACCTCCATGAGGAGTCAGAAACAAGGATTATCCACAGAGATATCAAAGCCAGTAATATTTTATTGGATGATAAGTTTAAGCCCAAGATAACAGATTTTGGCCTTGCAAGAGCTTTTGGAGAGGATAGAACTCATCTCACCACGGGTGTTGCTGGAACACT AGGATACATGGCTCCTGAATATTTGGCACATGGCCATCTTACAGAGAAGGCTGATGTCTACAGCTATGGTATTCTGGTTCTTGAGCTTGTAACAGGACAAAGATGTAGCGGCTCAATTGGTTCACATGGAGGTCACTTCTTGTTAACAAAG GTATGGAACCACTACAAGAACAAAGCAGTAGAAATGATCGCTGACCGCAGCATCTACGAGGATACCATCAGGGATGAGGTCATGCATGTCGTGCAGATTGGGCTGTCATGCACCCAAGCAAACGCTGGCGACAGGCCTACAATGACGAAGGTTGTGGAGTTGCTGAGAAGCCACAGGCATGATGTGGAGATTATCTTGAGTGATCCTCCATTTTTGGATGTCGAGGCCTTTGAGGATATCAAACAAGGCGAACAGTCTCGGTTGCTGTCCGCACGTTCGGCTCATTCAGTATCAGGTTCATCTCGGTCCTATCTAAGTGGAAGATAA